One Janthinobacterium sp. TB1-E2 genomic region harbors:
- a CDS encoding YqiA/YcfP family alpha/beta fold hydrolase produces MILYLHGFRSSPLSMKSRLLAAQMQALGREGQWLCPQLPASPKLAIELALSLVKDVAAAELTIIGSSLGGYYATWLAEQLGCRAVLLNPAIVPLIDLEQHVGVTTEFHSDKPFEFKREYIDELRTFAVEKITEPQRYFLIAATGDEVLDYRDMVAHYQGARQLLIDGSDHGISEFADYLAPVLAFCGIDADAAQ; encoded by the coding sequence ATGATTCTGTACCTGCATGGATTCCGCTCGTCGCCCCTGTCGATGAAGTCGCGCCTGCTGGCCGCGCAGATGCAGGCGCTGGGCCGCGAAGGACAGTGGCTGTGCCCGCAATTGCCGGCTTCGCCGAAACTGGCGATTGAGCTGGCCCTGTCGCTGGTCAAGGACGTGGCGGCGGCCGAGCTGACGATAATCGGCTCCTCGCTGGGTGGCTATTACGCCACCTGGCTGGCCGAGCAGCTCGGTTGCCGCGCCGTATTGCTCAATCCTGCCATCGTGCCCCTGATCGACCTGGAACAGCATGTGGGCGTGACGACGGAATTCCATTCGGACAAGCCGTTCGAGTTCAAGCGCGAGTACATCGACGAGCTGCGCACGTTTGCCGTAGAGAAAATTACTGAGCCGCAACGCTATTTCCTGATTGCCGCCACTGGCGATGAAGTGCTCGACTACCGCGACATGGTGGCGCATTATCAGGGGGCGCGGCAGTTGCTCATCGACGGCAGCGACCATGGCATCAGCGAATTTGCCGACTACCTGGCGCCCGTGCTGGCCTTTTGCGGCATCGATGCGGACGCTGCCCAGTGA
- the mpl gene encoding UDP-N-acetylmuramate:L-alanyl-gamma-D-glutamyl-meso-diaminopimelate ligase → MHIHILGICGTFMGGLAVLAKEAGHKVTGCDANVYPPMSTQLESQGIELIQGFDPEQTKLNPDLYVIGNVVSRGNPLVEEILNRSLPYVSGPQWIGEHILRNKWVLAVAGTHGKTTTSAMLAWILEDAGYAPGFLIGGVPMNFGISARLSGKIDGNSADSDFFVIEADEYDTAFFDKRSKFVHYHAKTAIMNNLEYDHADIFPDLHAIETQFHHLVRTVPGIGRLVFNGDEASLQRVLARGCWSEKESFGQDANWQLQEQADGSFDVFFNGKQEGHVAWALTGKHNRSNALAAIAAARHVGVPIAQACASLATFESVKRRMEVRGVVNDITVYDDFAHHPTAIATTVGGLRQKVGSGTRILAVLEPRSNTMKLGAMKDALPGSLKDADLVFGFGSQQALGWSLGDALAPLGKIASAYEDIDTLVAAVAASARPGDQIVVMSNGGFGGVHQKLLEALGR, encoded by the coding sequence ATGCATATTCATATTCTCGGCATTTGCGGTACCTTCATGGGCGGCCTGGCTGTCCTGGCCAAGGAAGCCGGCCATAAAGTTACCGGTTGCGATGCCAACGTGTATCCGCCGATGAGCACCCAGCTGGAATCGCAGGGAATCGAACTGATCCAGGGTTTCGATCCGGAACAGACCAAGCTGAACCCGGATTTGTATGTGATTGGCAATGTGGTCTCGCGCGGCAACCCGCTGGTGGAAGAGATCCTCAACCGCAGCCTGCCGTATGTGTCCGGCCCGCAATGGATCGGCGAACACATCTTGCGCAACAAGTGGGTACTGGCCGTGGCTGGCACGCATGGCAAGACGACCACGTCGGCCATGCTGGCCTGGATACTCGAAGACGCGGGCTACGCGCCAGGCTTCCTGATCGGCGGCGTGCCGATGAACTTTGGCATTTCCGCCCGCCTTAGCGGCAAGATCGACGGCAATAGCGCCGATTCCGACTTCTTCGTCATCGAAGCGGACGAATACGATACGGCCTTCTTCGACAAGCGCAGCAAGTTCGTGCATTACCACGCGAAGACGGCCATCATGAATAACCTGGAATATGATCACGCCGACATCTTCCCCGATCTGCACGCGATCGAGACGCAATTCCACCACCTGGTGCGCACCGTGCCCGGCATTGGCCGTCTCGTGTTCAACGGCGATGAAGCGTCGCTGCAGCGCGTGCTGGCGCGCGGTTGCTGGAGCGAAAAGGAAAGTTTTGGTCAAGATGCCAACTGGCAACTGCAAGAGCAGGCCGATGGCAGCTTCGACGTGTTCTTCAATGGCAAGCAGGAAGGCCATGTGGCGTGGGCGCTCACGGGCAAGCACAACCGCAGCAATGCGCTGGCGGCCATCGCCGCCGCGCGCCACGTGGGTGTACCGATAGCCCAGGCGTGCGCCTCGCTGGCCACGTTCGAGAGCGTCAAGCGCCGGATGGAAGTGCGCGGCGTCGTCAACGACATCACCGTGTACGACGATTTCGCGCACCACCCGACGGCCATTGCCACCACCGTGGGCGGCCTGCGCCAGAAGGTAGGCAGCGGCACCCGTATCCTGGCCGTGCTGGAACCGCGCTCGAACACGATGAAGCTGGGCGCCATGAAAGATGCGCTGCCGGGCAGCCTCAAGGATGCGGACCTCGTCTTCGGTTTCGGCAGCCAGCAAGCGCTGGGCTGGAGCCTGGGCGACGCGCTGGCGCCGCTGGGCAAGATTGCCAGCGCCTACGAAGACATCGATACCCTGGTGGCGGCCGTGGCGGCCAGCGCGCGTCCCGGCGACCAGATCGTGGTCATGAGCAACGGCGGCTTTGGCGGCGTGCACCAGAAATTGCTGGAGGCCCTGGGCCGATGA
- a CDS encoding TlpA family protein disulfide reductase — MTKKNWIACAIVALMFGGMGAYVGLSKEKAKAAGPLTTTIAPGATGPVTELYALSLPDAAGATQALSQWKGKNVLVNFWAPWCPPCVEEMPELSEVQGHYAAKNLQVIGIGIDSASNIATFASKFKIAYPVYVSGMSGTDLSRHFGNATGGLPFTVLIGADGEVKKTYLGRLKFDQLRADLDKL; from the coding sequence ATGACAAAAAAGAATTGGATCGCGTGCGCCATCGTGGCGCTGATGTTTGGCGGCATGGGCGCTTACGTCGGTTTGAGCAAGGAAAAAGCCAAAGCAGCAGGGCCGCTGACGACGACCATCGCGCCGGGCGCGACGGGCCCCGTCACCGAGCTGTATGCGCTGTCCCTGCCGGACGCGGCCGGCGCCACGCAAGCGTTGTCGCAATGGAAAGGCAAGAATGTGCTGGTCAATTTCTGGGCGCCGTGGTGCCCGCCTTGCGTGGAAGAAATGCCGGAGTTATCCGAAGTGCAAGGCCACTATGCGGCGAAAAACCTGCAGGTGATCGGTATCGGCATCGATTCGGCCAGCAATATTGCCACCTTTGCCAGCAAGTTCAAGATCGCCTATCCCGTGTATGTCTCCGGCATGAGCGGTACCGACCTGTCGCGCCATTTTGGCAATGCCACGGGCGGTTTGCCCTTCACGGTGCTGATCGGCGCCGATGGCGAAGTCAAAAAGACCTATCTTGGCCGCTTGAAATTTGATCAATTGCGCGCCGATCTGGATAAATTGTAA
- the aroQ gene encoding type II 3-dehydroquinate dehydratase, which yields MAKNLLLLNGPNLNLLGTREPEVYGASTLADIEQAAMAQAMAAGADLVCFQSNHEGALIDRIHAARAEGIDAIVINPGGLTHTSVALRDALAGVAIPFVEVHISNIYQRETFRHHSFLSAIAQGTICGLGIDGYRFAIDFALKKR from the coding sequence ATGGCAAAAAACCTCCTTCTGCTCAACGGTCCCAACCTGAATTTGCTGGGAACGCGCGAGCCTGAGGTCTACGGCGCCAGCACCTTGGCCGATATCGAACAGGCAGCAATGGCGCAAGCCATGGCGGCCGGCGCCGACCTGGTCTGCTTTCAAAGCAACCACGAAGGCGCGCTGATCGACCGCATCCATGCCGCGCGAGCGGAAGGGATCGATGCCATCGTCATCAATCCGGGCGGCCTGACCCATACCAGCGTTGCCTTGCGCGATGCGCTGGCCGGGGTCGCCATCCCGTTCGTGGAAGTCCATATCTCGAATATTTATCAACGCGAGACGTTTCGACATCACTCATTTCTCAGCGCGATCGCGCAGGGGACGATCTGCGGGCTGGGTATCGATGGATATCGGTTTGCCATCGACTTTGCGCTTAAAAAACGTTAA
- the accB gene encoding acetyl-CoA carboxylase biotin carboxyl carrier protein has protein sequence MDLRKLKTLIDLVAESDIAELEVTEGESKVRIVKSSAMPQNQMVMMQPQGMQAQYQPAAPAAAPAAAAAVVVAAEPTGYVVKSPMVGTFYRSSAPGSAAYVEVGATVKEGDTLCIIEAMKLLNEIDSDKAGVVTQILVENGQPVEFGQPLFVIG, from the coding sequence ATGGATCTACGAAAACTCAAGACCTTGATCGACCTGGTCGCCGAATCGGATATCGCAGAGCTGGAAGTTACCGAAGGCGAAAGCAAGGTTCGCATCGTCAAATCGTCGGCCATGCCGCAAAACCAGATGGTCATGATGCAGCCGCAAGGCATGCAAGCCCAATACCAGCCAGCCGCGCCAGCCGCCGCTCCCGCTGCGGCAGCCGCCGTCGTGGTCGCCGCCGAGCCAACGGGCTATGTGGTCAAGTCGCCGATGGTCGGCACCTTCTACCGCTCGTCCGCTCCTGGCAGCGCCGCCTATGTTGAAGTGGGCGCTACCGTCAAGGAAGGTGATACCCTGTGCATCATCGAAGCGATGAAGCTCCTGAATGAAATCGACTCCGACAAAGCCGGTGTCGTGACCCAGATCCTGGTCGAAAACGGCCAACCGGTCGAATTCGGTCAACCCTTGTTTGTGATCGGCTAA
- the accC gene encoding acetyl-CoA carboxylase biotin carboxylase subunit, producing MFEKILIANRGEIALRIQRACREMGIKTVVVHSEADKDAKYVKLADESVCIGPAQSSLSYLNMPAIISAAEVTDAQAIHPGYGFLSENADFAERVEKSGFVFIGPRSESIRLMGDKVSAKQTMIKAGVPCVPGSEGALPDDPKAIVQIARKIGYPVIIKAAGGGGGRGMRVVHTEAALINAVAMTKTEAGTAFGNPEVYMEKYLENPRHVEIQILADEHKNAVWLGERDCSMQRRHQKVIEEAPAPGIPRKLIEKIGDRCAEACRKIGYRGAGTFEFLYENGEFYFIEMNTRVQVEHPVTEMITGIDIVQEQIRIAAGEKLRFRQRDVLLSGHAIECRINAEDPFKFTPSPGKIVSWHAPGGPGIRVDSHAYAGYYVPPHYDSMIGKVIAYGATREQAIRRMQIALSEMVVEGINTNIALHRELMIDARFIEGGTNIHYLEQKLADMPDLGKNLNGGSPSIAKKSEIKAGA from the coding sequence ATGTTTGAAAAAATCCTGATTGCCAACCGTGGTGAAATTGCCCTCCGTATTCAGCGCGCCTGCCGCGAAATGGGCATTAAAACGGTTGTAGTCCACTCCGAAGCCGACAAGGACGCGAAATACGTCAAGCTGGCCGACGAATCCGTTTGTATCGGCCCGGCACAGTCGTCCCTGAGCTACCTGAACATGCCCGCCATCATCAGCGCCGCTGAAGTGACGGATGCGCAAGCGATTCACCCAGGCTATGGCTTCCTGTCGGAAAATGCCGACTTCGCCGAACGCGTCGAGAAATCGGGCTTCGTCTTCATCGGCCCCCGCTCCGAATCGATCCGTTTGATGGGCGATAAAGTATCGGCCAAGCAAACCATGATCAAGGCTGGCGTACCGTGCGTCCCGGGCTCGGAAGGCGCGTTGCCCGACGATCCGAAAGCGATCGTGCAAATTGCCCGCAAAATCGGCTACCCGGTCATCATCAAGGCCGCCGGTGGCGGTGGCGGACGCGGCATGCGCGTGGTGCATACGGAAGCGGCCCTGATCAACGCCGTGGCGATGACCAAGACGGAAGCCGGCACGGCTTTCGGCAACCCTGAAGTGTATATGGAGAAGTACCTGGAAAATCCGCGCCACGTGGAAATCCAGATCCTCGCCGACGAACACAAGAACGCCGTCTGGCTGGGCGAGCGCGACTGCTCCATGCAGCGCCGCCACCAGAAAGTGATCGAAGAAGCACCAGCGCCGGGCATCCCGCGCAAGCTGATCGAGAAAATTGGCGACCGTTGCGCCGAAGCCTGCCGCAAGATCGGCTACCGCGGCGCCGGCACGTTTGAATTCCTGTACGAAAACGGCGAGTTCTATTTCATTGAAATGAATACCCGCGTGCAAGTGGAACATCCGGTGACCGAGATGATCACCGGCATCGACATCGTGCAAGAACAGATTCGCATCGCCGCCGGCGAAAAACTGCGTTTCCGCCAGCGCGACGTCTTGCTGTCGGGTCACGCCATCGAGTGCCGCATCAACGCCGAAGATCCATTCAAGTTCACGCCATCGCCAGGCAAGATCGTGTCGTGGCATGCACCGGGTGGCCCTGGCATCCGCGTCGATTCGCACGCCTACGCCGGCTACTACGTGCCGCCGCACTACGACTCGATGATCGGCAAAGTGATCGCTTACGGCGCCACGCGCGAACAAGCGATCCGCCGCATGCAGATCGCCCTGTCCGAAATGGTGGTCGAAGGCATCAACACGAACATCGCCCTGCACCGCGAACTGATGATCGACGCGCGCTTCATCGAAGGCGGCACCAACATTCACTATCTGGAACAGAAACTGGCCGACATGCCGGACCTGGGCAAGAACCTGAATGGCGGCAGCCCCAGCATCGCCAAGAAGTCCGAAATCAAGGCGGGCGCATGA
- the prmA gene encoding 50S ribosomal protein L11 methyltransferase: MSWTEIVIEIARDNAEAMSDALMEAGALSVSVEDADEGTEAEQPLFGEPGMEPKEAAWERSRVVALTDVDADQAAIVAAAAQAVGMTEVPAFTMRPVEEQDWVRLTQSQFAPIHIGKNIWVVPSWHEAPDPDGLILELDPGLAFGTGSHPTTRLCMEWLEANPAPGKTVLDYGCGSGILAMVAKKLGAQTVAGVDIDPQAIESARDNAERNQCDIEYFLPDTFATSAHATAKFDIVVANILSSPLKLMAPMLSGRVADGGALILSGVLARQAEEVAAAYAPFIELGVWAEQDGWVALHGRLGSTQAPAPRAEGA; the protein is encoded by the coding sequence ATGAGCTGGACAGAAATCGTCATCGAAATCGCCCGTGACAACGCCGAGGCCATGTCCGACGCGTTGATGGAAGCGGGCGCCCTGTCGGTGTCGGTGGAAGACGCCGATGAAGGTACCGAAGCCGAGCAGCCCCTGTTTGGCGAGCCCGGCATGGAACCGAAGGAAGCGGCGTGGGAACGCAGCCGCGTGGTGGCGCTGACCGACGTCGACGCCGACCAGGCCGCCATCGTGGCCGCCGCAGCCCAGGCTGTCGGCATGACGGAAGTGCCCGCCTTTACCATGCGCCCCGTGGAAGAGCAGGACTGGGTGCGCCTGACGCAGTCGCAATTCGCACCGATTCACATCGGCAAGAATATCTGGGTCGTGCCCAGCTGGCACGAGGCACCGGACCCTGACGGCCTGATCCTGGAACTGGACCCTGGCCTGGCCTTCGGCACGGGCAGCCATCCGACCACGCGTTTGTGCATGGAGTGGCTGGAAGCCAATCCTGCTCCAGGCAAGACCGTGCTCGACTACGGTTGCGGCTCCGGCATCCTGGCCATGGTGGCCAAGAAACTGGGCGCGCAAACGGTAGCCGGCGTCGACATCGACCCGCAGGCGATCGAATCGGCGCGCGACAATGCCGAACGCAACCAGTGCGACATCGAATATTTCTTGCCAGACACGTTTGCCACGTCGGCACACGCCACAGCCAAGTTTGACATCGTCGTCGCCAACATCCTGTCGAGCCCATTGAAGCTGATGGCGCCGATGCTGTCGGGCCGTGTCGCCGATGGCGGCGCCCTGATCCTGTCCGGCGTGCTGGCACGCCAGGCCGAAGAAGTGGCCGCTGCGTACGCACCGTTCATCGAGCTCGGTGTGTGGGCCGAGCAAGACGGCTGGGTGGCGCTGCATGGCCGCCTGGGCAGCACGCAAGCGCCTGCGCCCCGTGCGGAAGGTGCATAA
- a CDS encoding DUF3426 domain-containing protein: MALATKCPHCNTIFRVAADQLKLRGGIVRCGTCREVFDGNAALVDPAAASPFLTSAPGTAAPLPDSYPADNSLPSATDDEPIYSLDFDTSFDPFGILPETAQLKDDEDNGEHIELDLDVALPEEVPAAAPLDIPLDRPEPEETPAKLPEAPLPQPMAPFKRRQVDDAPAFATYLRDSRREPNLETGAAPALPATEKVSLDKPAPARREPTLADHSFEALPAAPVAPEPAEEQEEPILPPADDEPAFVTLGRRREQSGKALRMAMAAGSAVLLLLLFLQVMTTFRNPLAAQFPQWKPTLVALCKLSGCQVDLPAQIEALAIEQGELQTLKDHTFSYVSLLRNQSRSVQAWPSIELILNDANDKPVLRRVIAPRDYLPANIDVSKGFAPRSEQTIKLYFALDQLTASGYHIAIFYP; this comes from the coding sequence ATGGCCCTCGCCACCAAATGCCCCCATTGCAACACGATATTTCGGGTCGCTGCTGACCAATTGAAGTTACGTGGGGGCATCGTGCGCTGTGGCACGTGCAGAGAAGTGTTTGACGGCAATGCCGCGCTGGTCGATCCAGCTGCGGCATCGCCGTTTTTAACATCGGCCCCCGGCACTGCCGCCCCGCTGCCAGACAGTTACCCTGCCGACAACAGCTTGCCGTCCGCCACGGACGACGAACCCATCTATTCCCTCGACTTCGACACTTCGTTCGACCCGTTCGGCATCTTGCCTGAAACGGCGCAGCTCAAGGACGATGAAGACAATGGTGAGCATATCGAGCTGGACCTCGACGTGGCCCTGCCCGAAGAGGTACCGGCCGCCGCACCGCTCGACATACCGCTCGATAGACCTGAACCTGAAGAAACCCCGGCAAAGCTGCCCGAAGCACCGCTGCCTCAGCCGATGGCGCCCTTTAAGCGCCGTCAGGTCGATGACGCGCCCGCCTTCGCCACGTATTTGCGCGACAGCCGCCGCGAACCGAATCTGGAAACTGGCGCCGCCCCGGCGCTGCCCGCGACCGAAAAAGTCAGCCTGGACAAGCCCGCGCCCGCGCGCCGTGAACCGACGCTGGCCGACCACTCGTTCGAAGCGCTGCCCGCCGCGCCCGTCGCGCCGGAACCAGCCGAAGAGCAGGAAGAACCTATCCTGCCGCCAGCCGACGACGAGCCGGCCTTTGTAACCTTGGGACGGCGCCGCGAACAGAGCGGCAAGGCCTTGCGCATGGCCATGGCCGCCGGCTCGGCAGTACTGCTTTTGCTGCTATTCCTGCAAGTAATGACCACCTTCCGCAACCCGCTGGCGGCGCAATTTCCGCAGTGGAAGCCAACCCTGGTGGCGCTGTGCAAGCTCAGCGGCTGCCAGGTCGACTTGCCCGCGCAGATCGAGGCGCTGGCCATCGAGCAAGGCGAGTTGCAGACCTTGAAGGACCACACCTTTTCCTATGTCTCGCTGCTGCGCAACCAGAGCCGCAGCGTGCAAGCCTGGCCCAGCATCGAACTGATCCTCAACGACGCCAACGACAAGCCCGTCCTGCGCCGCGTGATCGCGCCGCGCGACTACCTGCCAGCCAATATCGACGTGAGTAAGGGCTTTGCGCCACGCTCGGAACAAACCATCAAACTGTATTTTGCATTAGACCAGCTCACGGCGTCTGGCTACCATATCGCCATCTTTTACCCTTAA
- a CDS encoding carbohydrate kinase family protein yields MTKTSLICGSLATDTIMQFPGRFGESLLADQLHKVNVSFLVPTMRTEFGGCSGNIAYSLKMLGGDPRIVGVMGQDSAAYLERLQKLGISTANILIKADSYNAQCFVTADADNNQINAFHPGAMSFAHENPIANAGPAKVAIISPDGDQGMLKHAADLAELGIPFMFDPGQQLPRFNGEQLIDFINKATYVSANDYEMEMLMERTGLTLPDIASRLEALIVTRGEKGSEIYTDGKRIDIPVVTAKEVLDPTGCGDAYRAGLLFGITNDLGWETSGRLASLLGAIKIATQGAQNHVFTPESIADQFEAAFGYRY; encoded by the coding sequence ATGACCAAAACATCGCTGATCTGCGGCTCGCTTGCCACCGACACCATTATGCAATTCCCCGGCCGCTTCGGCGAATCGCTGCTGGCCGACCAGTTGCACAAGGTGAACGTGTCCTTCCTCGTGCCCACCATGCGCACGGAGTTCGGCGGCTGCTCGGGCAACATCGCCTACAGCCTGAAAATGCTGGGCGGCGACCCGCGCATCGTCGGCGTCATGGGGCAAGACAGCGCCGCCTACCTGGAGCGCCTGCAAAAGCTGGGCATTTCCACCGCCAACATCCTGATCAAGGCCGACAGCTACAACGCACAGTGCTTCGTCACGGCCGACGCGGACAATAACCAGATCAACGCCTTCCACCCGGGCGCCATGTCGTTTGCGCATGAAAACCCGATCGCCAACGCAGGCCCGGCCAAGGTCGCCATCATTTCGCCGGACGGCGACCAGGGCATGCTCAAGCACGCCGCCGACCTGGCCGAGCTGGGCATCCCCTTCATGTTCGACCCGGGACAGCAGTTGCCACGTTTCAATGGCGAACAGTTGATCGACTTCATCAACAAAGCCACGTATGTGTCGGCCAACGACTATGAAATGGAAATGTTAATGGAACGCACGGGCTTGACCCTGCCGGACATCGCCAGCCGCCTGGAAGCGCTGATCGTCACGCGTGGCGAAAAAGGGTCGGAAATCTATACGGATGGCAAGCGCATCGACATTCCTGTCGTAACCGCCAAGGAAGTGCTGGATCCGACCGGCTGCGGCGACGCCTACCGTGCCGGCTTGCTGTTCGGCATCACCAACGACCTGGGCTGGGAAACCAGCGGCCGCCTGGCCAGCCTGCTGGGCGCCATCAAGATCGCCACCCAGGGCGCGCAAAACCACGTGTTTACGCCAGAGAGCATCGCCGACCAGTTCGAAGCGGCGTTCGGTTACCGCTATTAA
- a CDS encoding YggT family protein yields the protein MLIVILTLIVDTIATLLGGVLLLRFWMQAVRVRPPSSVAQFTFQLSDWLVRPLRRVVPGVGGYDWASLIGAFLIVLLASSVLFISGYPVEVVLLKSLQRFLQWILYGFMALLIIEAIFSWVNPHAPLAPFVRALNEPLLRPIRKVVPLIGSLDLSLLVALILLQIAQVLVGMIIVVR from the coding sequence GTGCTGATCGTTATCCTTACATTGATCGTTGATACCATCGCTACCTTGCTGGGCGGCGTGTTGCTGCTGCGCTTCTGGATGCAGGCGGTGCGCGTGCGGCCGCCCTCGTCGGTGGCGCAATTCACGTTTCAATTGTCCGACTGGCTGGTGCGCCCCCTGCGCCGCGTGGTGCCGGGTGTGGGCGGGTATGACTGGGCCAGTCTGATCGGCGCCTTCCTGATCGTGCTGCTGGCCAGCTCGGTGCTGTTTATTTCCGGCTATCCCGTCGAAGTGGTGCTGCTCAAGTCGCTGCAACGCTTCCTGCAATGGATACTCTACGGTTTCATGGCCTTGCTGATTATCGAAGCCATCTTCAGCTGGGTCAACCCGCATGCGCCGTTGGCGCCGTTCGTGCGGGCCCTGAACGAGCCGCTGCTGCGTCCGATCCGCAAGGTCGTGCCGCTGATCGGCAGTCTGGATTTGTCGTTGCTGGTCGCGTTGATCCTGCTGCAGATCGCGCAGGTGCTGGTGGGAATGATTATTGTGGTGCGATGA